In Xylanibacter ruminicola 23, a single genomic region encodes these proteins:
- a CDS encoding RHS repeat domain-containing protein, whose translation MNKIKQLLGLLLFAPVCVLAQSTDQNYVKTETVLNSSGSTVKSVQYYNGLGYPTVSVSTTGDGGQTSYSAITYDALGREERKYAPVSIGSSIGYATPTGISYGENTPYGRTQYDALDRPVAVTTPGSAYASSPATIAYAANAANEVIRYGVSGNSLVQDGYYPANSLTKETTKDPDGKEVETFTNLFGNTVMQRVGGSLCTYYVYDNLDHLRFVLPPKYQSDKNLAATGYEYRYDDRGRITYKQLPGAGYIEYWYDGADRMICMRDAEMRSADKYRFLIYDKFDRLVVQGLCTNCLNSSTVWNATFSSGSTGVLGTGYSNTPALTNAELEIANYYDGNQSSNSRFSVLTLSSSVSQKAQLTGVVTKATNGDELAQAMQYDLKGNITSSKSKEIGGRIISNTSSYTYTNKLSQSTSTIDVKYGSNMTVSESFGYNAYNNQQSSHTLTVNHGTAANGSVSYAHNSLGRLSTVGRSNSSNAISYTYDLRGWLTNISTGSFTEELFYADGPGTTLYNGNISSIRWKDNTQSSKRGYKFSYDTANRLTSGAYGEGDALGSNTNRYSESMSYDANGNITGLTRYGNGTLMDNLTISYTGNQPSSVSESASDNNASGGMEYKKANGSGYKFNANGSLQADKSRGIAYITYDLNNNPKQIYFMNGSVTKYVYTASGQKLRAVHYTAKPNISRTWGVKPAELTSSQILQADSTDYLLGGSLVMKNGKVDKYLFDGGYAQASATSSTSDNFTFYYYTPDHLGNIREVVNASGTVQQVTNYYPFGATCAESTAADFQPYKYNGKELDKMHGLNTYDYGARQHDPILARWDRIDPLAEKYYNVSPYAYCANNPIKLIDPNGKEVRDGLGAYCADNAVLKELAKNLVAHNDKNSIMIVAHGVYENEKSRFASSIDIQTYNTENKEWNHNYISNGKQLNDFLSANSKTWNKFQKGEISKEDLHIVFYSCGSSAVVREISRDKAFKDIIFIAPNRRIGVASDTSISIGDNTPQGYKEGEWHTIKNGKEPTINGNYNGNDKPGIKNFEYENTYWWF comes from the coding sequence ATGAATAAGATAAAACAGCTATTAGGTCTCTTGTTGTTTGCGCCGGTTTGTGTATTGGCGCAAAGCACTGACCAGAACTATGTCAAGACAGAGACGGTGCTCAATTCGAGTGGTAGCACCGTGAAGTCTGTGCAGTACTATAACGGTCTTGGCTATCCTACTGTGTCAGTGAGTACAACTGGCGACGGCGGACAAACGTCCTACTCAGCGATAACATACGATGCATTAGGACGTGAGGAACGTAAGTATGCGCCTGTTTCTATCGGTTCGTCCATAGGTTATGCTACCCCAACAGGTATCAGCTATGGTGAGAATACCCCTTATGGCCGGACGCAGTATGATGCTTTGGACAGGCCTGTTGCTGTTACCACTCCTGGTTCTGCCTATGCCAGCAGTCCTGCCACGATAGCCTACGCAGCCAATGCAGCCAATGAGGTGATCCGCTATGGTGTGAGTGGCAATAGCCTGGTGCAGGACGGATATTATCCCGCTAACAGCCTGACAAAAGAAACAACGAAAGACCCTGATGGCAAGGAAGTGGAGACATTCACAAATCTGTTTGGCAATACTGTCATGCAGCGTGTGGGTGGCAGTCTTTGTACCTATTATGTCTATGACAACCTTGACCATCTGCGTTTTGTCCTGCCACCCAAATACCAGTCGGACAAGAACCTTGCGGCTACAGGTTATGAATACCGCTATGACGACAGGGGGCGTATCACCTACAAGCAACTTCCTGGGGCTGGCTATATAGAATACTGGTACGACGGTGCCGACAGGATGATTTGTATGCGTGATGCCGAGATGCGCAGTGCAGACAAATACCGCTTTCTTATCTACGACAAGTTCGATCGTCTGGTGGTGCAGGGACTGTGCACCAATTGCCTGAATAGTTCTACTGTCTGGAATGCAACATTCAGCTCTGGCTCAACTGGTGTGCTTGGTACTGGCTATAGCAATACCCCTGCGTTAACGAATGCCGAACTTGAGATAGCCAACTATTACGATGGCAACCAAAGTAGTAATTCCCGTTTCTCAGTCCTTACGCTTTCATCTTCTGTCTCGCAGAAAGCACAGCTCACAGGTGTTGTTACTAAAGCCACCAATGGCGATGAGCTGGCGCAGGCCATGCAGTACGACCTCAAGGGTAATATCACCAGCTCCAAGAGCAAGGAAATCGGTGGCAGGATTATCTCAAACACCAGCAGCTACACATATACCAACAAGCTATCACAATCCACATCTACTATCGATGTAAAGTATGGCAGCAACATGACCGTGAGCGAGAGTTTCGGTTATAATGCCTATAACAACCAGCAGAGCAGCCATACACTCACAGTAAACCATGGTACAGCGGCCAATGGTTCAGTAAGCTATGCCCACAACAGCCTGGGCAGGCTGTCAACGGTTGGACGCTCAAACTCATCAAATGCCATCAGTTATACCTATGATTTGCGCGGCTGGTTGACGAACATATCCACAGGTTCTTTTACTGAAGAACTGTTCTATGCCGACGGTCCTGGCACAACACTTTATAATGGCAATATCAGCAGCATCCGCTGGAAAGATAACACTCAAAGTTCCAAGCGTGGTTATAAGTTCAGCTATGATACTGCCAACAGGTTGACCTCGGGGGCCTATGGCGAGGGTGATGCACTTGGTAGTAATACGAATAGGTACAGTGAATCCATGTCGTATGATGCTAATGGCAACATTACCGGCCTTACCCGCTATGGTAATGGTACATTGATGGACAACCTCACTATCAGTTATACTGGTAACCAGCCATCAAGTGTTTCTGAGTCAGCCTCTGATAATAACGCCAGCGGGGGTATGGAATACAAGAAGGCCAACGGCTCTGGGTATAAGTTCAATGCCAATGGCTCGCTGCAAGCTGATAAGAGCCGCGGTATAGCCTATATCACTTATGACCTGAACAACAATCCAAAGCAGATATATTTTATGAATGGCAGTGTAACCAAATATGTATATACTGCTTCGGGGCAGAAGTTACGCGCTGTTCACTATACCGCCAAGCCAAATATCAGCCGCACGTGGGGTGTGAAGCCAGCAGAACTGACATCATCGCAAATCCTGCAGGCAGATTCAACAGACTATCTGCTTGGCGGAAGTCTGGTTATGAAGAATGGCAAGGTTGATAAGTACTTGTTCGATGGTGGATACGCTCAGGCATCAGCCACAAGTTCTACGAGCGATAACTTTACGTTCTATTATTATACCCCAGACCATCTGGGTAACATCCGTGAAGTGGTAAATGCAAGTGGCACCGTGCAACAGGTTACGAACTACTACCCCTTTGGTGCCACATGTGCCGAATCTACAGCCGCAGATTTCCAACCCTACAAATATAACGGCAAGGAATTGGACAAAATGCATGGATTGAATACTTATGACTATGGTGCAAGACAACATGACCCCATCCTCGCTAGATGGGATAGAATTGATCCATTGGCAGAAAAGTATTATAATGTCAGTCCGTATGCGTACTGTGCAAATAATCCTATAAAGTTGATTGATCCAAATGGAAAAGAAGTACGCGATGGATTAGGAGCTTATTGTGCAGACAATGCGGTTCTCAAAGAACTTGCTAAAAATTTAGTTGCACATAATGACAAGAATTCAATTATGATTGTTGCTCATGGAGTATACGAAAATGAAAAAAGTCGTTTTGCATCTAGTATTGATATACAAACTTATAATACAGAAAACAAGGAATGGAACCATAATTATATCTCAAATGGAAAGCAGTTAAATGATTTTCTTTCTGCAAATTCCAAAACTTGGAATAAATTCCAGAAAGGTGAGATAAGTAAAGAAGACCTACATATAGTGTTTTATTCATGTGGTTCAAGTGCTGTTGTGCGAGAAATATCTAGAGATAAAGCATTTAAAGACATAATATTTATCGCTCCAAACAGACGTATCGGAGTGGCTTCAGATACTAGTATTAGCATTGGGGATAATACACCCCAAGGATACAAAGAAGGAGAATGGCATACTATTAAAAATGGTAAAGAGCCAACAATTAATGGAAATTATAATGGAAATGATAAACCTGGAATAAAAAATTTTGAATATGAGAATACATATTGGTGGTTTTAG
- a CDS encoding RHS repeat domain-containing protein yields MKQYHLVKYIFDGVCHGTVPWQANAISYAYDLNNNPQQIYFMNGSVTKYVYSASGQKLRTVHYTAKPNISCTWGVKPAELTSSQILQADSTDYLLGGSLVMKNGKVDKYLFDGGYAQASAASTTSDNFTFYYYTPDHLGNIREVVNASGSVQQITNYYPFGATYAESTAADFQPYKYNGKELDKMHGLNTYDYGARQHDPILARWDRIDPLCEKYYGTSPYVYCVNNPVVLIDPDGRSTQVKILEDGTYQVIGGDINDKDRNIYVYTQDDDGNYTVRGESIGVSATMTSFYNSDKKKWENSIINPSDMSGEIFLGKIFKDPDLISYMDKARTNHEYDFKVTNGTLGKKDVNPYRGMPIGKTQGGMRIYSSARDIGNIAAGYVAAVNGLTWELARVGFDIYQGGVEGISTQNAEYYGWKYGKKSMPFVKEKFNSSNPFLIP; encoded by the coding sequence ATGAAACAGTACCATCTTGTAAAATATATCTTTGATGGAGTCTGCCACGGGACTGTCCCCTGGCAGGCAAATGCCATCAGTTATGCCTACGACCTGAACAATAACCCCCAGCAGATATATTTTATGAATGGCAGTGTAACCAAGTATGTATATAGTGCTTCGGGGCAGAAGCTACGCACTGTTCACTACACCGCCAAGCCAAATATCAGCTGCACTTGGGGTGTGAAGCCTGCTGAGCTGACATCATCGCAAATCCTGCAGGCTGATTCAACAGACTATCTGCTTGGCGGAAGTCTGGTTATGAAGAATGGCAAGGTTGATAAGTACTTGTTCGATGGTGGATACGCTCAGGCATCAGCTGCCAGCACAACGAGCGACAATTTTACGTTCTATTATTACACACCTGACCATCTAGGTAACATCCGTGAAGTGGTAAATGCAAGTGGCTCTGTGCAGCAGATAACGAACTACTACCCCTTCGGTGCTACATATGCCGAATCTACAGCCGCAGATTTCCAACCCTACAAATACAACGGCAAGGAGCTCGACAAGATGCACGGTCTGAACACCTACGATTACGGTGCCCGCCAACATGACCCCATCCTTGCAAGATGGGATAGGATCGATCCGCTTTGCGAGAAGTACTATGGCACTAGTCCCTATGTGTATTGTGTAAATAATCCTGTTGTTTTAATTGACCCAGATGGAAGAAGTACCCAAGTAAAAATATTAGAAGATGGTACATATCAAGTGATTGGGGGAGATATTAATGATAAGGATCGTAATATCTATGTTTATACTCAAGACGACGACGGAAACTATACGGTAAGAGGAGAATCCATCGGAGTTTCTGCAACAATGACATCTTTTTATAATAGTGATAAGAAGAAATGGGAAAATAGTATAATTAACCCTTCGGATATGAGTGGGGAAATCTTTTTGGGAAAAATATTCAAAGATCCTGATCTTATTTCATATATGGATAAGGCAAGAACAAACCATGAATATGATTTTAAAGTCACAAATGGCACGTTAGGCAAGAAAGATGTGAATCCATATAGAGGAATGCCTATTGGAAAAACTCAGGGTGGAATGAGGATATATTCTTCTGCGCGTGATATTGGAAATATTGCTGCAGGATATGTAGCAGCTGTAAATGGATTGACATGGGAACTCGCAAGAGTAGGCTTTGATATATATCAAGGGGGCGTAGAAGGAATATCTACTCAAAATGCAGAATATTATGGTTGGAAATATGGTAAAAAATCTATGCCTTTTGTGAAAGAGAAGTTTAATAGTAGTAATCCATTTTTAATCCCTTAA
- a CDS encoding nucleotidyltransferase domain-containing protein: MTTRAALTRIKQTAASTIPKGGKAILYGSRARGDAHKDSDWDILILLDKDTLDQSDYDNVSYPFVLLGCDLGQEINPIMYTTKEWESYRITPFYENVTRDGIVLV, from the coding sequence ATGACTACAAGAGCAGCATTAACACGGATAAAGCAGACAGCCGCCTCTACTATTCCCAAAGGTGGTAAGGCCATCCTTTATGGTTCAAGAGCCAGAGGTGATGCTCATAAAGATTCAGATTGGGATATCCTTATTCTATTAGATAAGGACACCCTTGACCAATCTGATTACGACAATGTCAGTTATCCGTTTGTCCTATTAGGCTGCGACTTAGGTCAAGAAATCAACCCCATCATGTACACTACTAAAGAGTGGGAATCATATCGTATTACCCCATTCTACGAGAATGTGACTCGTGATGGCATAGTTCTGGTATAA
- a CDS encoding AAA family ATPase, producing MGQAATPSAKKIISMQDLDELQSGRITPEMELPPMQPLFSIHGVPCFYRGELTADCGKAKSGKTTFLSILMAATIKRQTLALERLTDEPLKVLWIDTEQSQQSTQEILKERIMPLAGVDKLDDTQFFAFNLRGVGFEKRGRMVDVAIRSIKPDICIIDGVKDLMTDINDAVQATLIMEKLMELAKEMNCCIVCVLHQNKSEQDRNMRGSIGTELTNKAFEVFQCSILGDDETFKVEQTYSRKRKIKQNFYYTINKDGLPEACANYHEQPRDAQGRFMSMKQDMSADEVDKLLKVFVDAFEGRSQRRFNELMAVALKKCGVADAATYYAYLAKAEDAGVVRKMEHPETGETWVELLDNTLPF from the coding sequence ATGGGGCAAGCTGCAACCCCTTCAGCGAAGAAAATAATTTCGATGCAGGATTTGGATGAGTTGCAATCGGGTCGTATCACCCCTGAGATGGAACTGCCACCTATGCAGCCGCTGTTTTCGATCCATGGAGTGCCTTGCTTTTATCGTGGCGAGCTGACTGCTGATTGTGGTAAGGCAAAGAGTGGCAAGACTACCTTCCTGTCGATACTGATGGCGGCTACCATCAAGCGACAGACACTGGCGCTGGAACGACTGACCGACGAGCCGCTAAAGGTGCTCTGGATTGACACAGAGCAGAGTCAGCAGAGTACGCAGGAGATACTGAAAGAGCGAATCATGCCCCTGGCAGGCGTGGACAAGCTTGACGATACGCAGTTTTTTGCCTTCAACCTGCGAGGTGTTGGTTTTGAGAAGCGTGGAAGAATGGTGGATGTGGCTATCCGATCGATAAAACCTGACATTTGTATTATCGATGGTGTGAAGGATCTGATGACTGATATCAACGATGCTGTACAGGCTACGCTGATTATGGAGAAGCTGATGGAGCTGGCTAAGGAAATGAACTGTTGCATCGTGTGCGTGTTGCACCAGAATAAGAGTGAACAGGATCGCAACATGCGTGGCTCTATCGGTACCGAACTTACCAACAAGGCTTTCGAGGTGTTTCAGTGCTCGATACTGGGTGATGATGAGACTTTTAAGGTGGAACAGACTTATAGTCGCAAACGAAAAATTAAGCAGAATTTTTATTACACCATTAATAAGGATGGCTTGCCTGAGGCTTGTGCCAACTATCACGAACAGCCACGCGATGCGCAGGGACGATTTATGAGCATGAAGCAGGATATGAGTGCTGATGAGGTTGATAAACTGTTAAAAGTTTTCGTAGATGCTTTTGAGGGTCGTTCGCAACGCCGTTTTAATGAGCTGATGGCTGTGGCATTGAAGAAATGCGGCGTGGCTGATGCTGCGACCTACTATGCCTACTTGGCCAAGGCTGAGGATGCGGGGGTTGTGCGCAAGATGGAGCATCCCGAAACGGGCGAGACTTGGGTGGAATTGCTTGACAACACGTTGCCCTTTTAA
- a CDS encoding DUF6371 domain-containing protein, translating into MKWNEVFCNTFKAIGERLAPEIERRVNFMLPSLPMVEACRASEFDFLQVLIGQGVITTEQALHAAECYRLGKTKTGRTIFWMIDDMMTPLDAHIGDGWLSQMLKAREELLAYWTVKHCLFGLHLVDGSKPIGIVESEASAVILSELYPECVWLAYAVNSHLVMDMLAPLQGSTVTIYPRTDPTMSNYVFFLDYAKQAEQYYDIRLRIDNTLELHATEEQKQRCIDIVDFVLDSAR; encoded by the coding sequence ATGAAGTGGAATGAGGTTTTCTGCAACACGTTTAAGGCTATTGGAGAAAGGTTGGCGCCTGAGATAGAACGGAGGGTGAACTTTATGTTGCCTTCGCTGCCGATGGTTGAGGCTTGCAGGGCCAGCGAGTTCGATTTTCTGCAGGTGCTGATAGGGCAGGGGGTGATAACCACAGAGCAGGCGCTGCATGCAGCTGAGTGCTATCGGTTGGGTAAAACCAAGACCGGGCGAACCATCTTCTGGATGATCGACGACATGATGACGCCGCTGGATGCTCATATCGGTGATGGCTGGCTGTCGCAGATGCTGAAAGCCCGCGAAGAGCTGCTGGCTTACTGGACTGTGAAGCACTGCCTGTTTGGACTGCATCTGGTGGATGGCTCCAAGCCGATAGGCATCGTAGAGTCGGAGGCTTCGGCAGTGATTCTGAGCGAGCTGTATCCTGAATGTGTTTGGCTGGCTTATGCCGTTAACTCGCATTTGGTGATGGACATGCTGGCGCCGCTGCAGGGTAGCACGGTAACCATCTATCCGCGAACCGACCCCACGATGAGCAACTACGTGTTTTTTCTCGACTATGCCAAGCAAGCAGAACAGTATTACGACATCCGGTTGCGGATTGACAATACCTTGGAACTGCATGCCACCGAGGAACAAAAGCAACGGTGTATCGACATCGTGGATTTTGTACTTGATTCTGCGAGATAA
- a CDS encoding DNA-binding protein produces the protein MVRYILKQIKITGNKCFGRWFAKNVVEETIDLDALAEHMSTHNSPYSKGVIKGLLTDMIGCIKELLLEGKNVKIDDLAIFSLGIKNKEMAEKEEDFTVSKNISGVKLKARATGDLMSKSLNLEATLKKATFVNGKLATEPSNGDGGNTSGGGSTSGNGSDTPSGGGNTGGGGNHEPIGD, from the coding sequence ATGGTACGTTACATTTTAAAGCAAATCAAAATCACTGGCAACAAGTGTTTCGGTAGGTGGTTCGCCAAGAACGTGGTGGAGGAGACTATCGACCTGGATGCTCTGGCTGAGCACATGAGTACTCACAACTCGCCTTACTCTAAGGGTGTTATCAAGGGCCTGCTCACCGACATGATCGGTTGTATCAAGGAACTCCTGCTGGAGGGTAAGAACGTGAAGATCGACGACCTGGCCATTTTCTCTCTTGGTATCAAGAACAAGGAGATGGCGGAGAAGGAAGAGGACTTCACTGTATCTAAGAACATCAGCGGTGTGAAGCTGAAGGCCCGTGCCACTGGCGACCTGATGAGTAAGAGTCTTAACCTGGAGGCTACCCTGAAGAAGGCTACCTTTGTGAATGGTAAGCTAGCTACTGAGCCAAGTAATGGCGATGGTGGTAATACCAGCGGCGGTGGCTCAACCAGCGGTAATGGTTCAGATACGCCAAGCGGCGGTGGTAACACCGGTGGAGGCGGTAACCATGAGCCTATCGGAGATTAA
- a CDS encoding smalltalk protein: protein MVKVNWTNVAKVLKFIATVITAVLGTIAVQSCAQ, encoded by the coding sequence ATGGTGAAAGTAAATTGGACCAATGTTGCTAAAGTCCTTAAATTCATCGCAACAGTTATTACTGCAGTCCTGGGAACTATAGCTGTACAGTCATGCGCACAGTAA
- a CDS encoding N-acetylmuramoyl-L-alanine amidase encodes MRTVNLIIIHCSATRSNRRFTVKDLESCHNARFHNKGIGYHYYIERDGQLYATRDEDEIGMHARHYNAHSIGICYEGGLNEKGQEADTRTPAQKQTLIALLRSLKVDYPDAEIIGHHDLPWVTKACPCFDARTEYQHLQPLALEQ; translated from the coding sequence ATGCGCACAGTAAACCTAATTATCATCCATTGCAGTGCCACTCGCAGCAACCGACGCTTCACCGTCAAGGACCTCGAGAGCTGTCACAACGCCCGATTCCACAACAAGGGCATAGGCTATCACTACTACATTGAACGCGACGGACAACTCTATGCCACCCGCGACGAAGACGAGATTGGCATGCACGCCCGACACTACAATGCCCACAGCATAGGCATCTGTTACGAAGGCGGATTAAACGAGAAAGGCCAGGAGGCCGACACCCGTACCCCAGCCCAGAAACAAACGCTCATAGCATTGCTACGTAGTCTGAAAGTTGACTACCCCGATGCCGAGATCATAGGTCACCACGACCTTCCCTGGGTAACAAAGGCCTGTCCCTGTTTCGACGCCCGCACCGAGTACCAGCACCTACAGCCATTAGCCTTAGAGCAGTAG
- the lpxA gene encoding acyl-ACP--UDP-N-acetylglucosamine O-acyltransferase, whose product MNEISPKAEISPKAKIGDNCKIFPFVYIEDDVVIGDNCIIFPFVSICDGSRIGKNNKIHQGSVIAALPQDFNFRGAKSYVEIGDNNVIRENVVINRGTNKDGVTKIGNHNFLLEGTHISHDTVVGDNCVFGYGTKIAGDCEIGNGVIFSSGAIQNANTRAGDLSLIQAGCTFSHDVPPYVIAGGSPMEYGGPNTTVMNYADIDPKVQKHIANAYRLLFHGKTSVFDVINQIKEQVPDGPEIRNIITFLENSKRGIMCK is encoded by the coding sequence ATGAACGAAATAAGTCCAAAAGCCGAGATTAGCCCAAAGGCCAAGATTGGCGACAACTGTAAGATATTCCCCTTTGTGTATATCGAGGACGATGTGGTGATTGGTGACAACTGTATCATCTTCCCCTTCGTTAGCATCTGCGACGGCTCGCGCATCGGTAAGAACAATAAAATCCATCAGGGCTCGGTGATTGCTGCCCTGCCACAGGATTTTAACTTCCGTGGTGCCAAGTCGTATGTTGAGATAGGCGATAACAATGTCATCCGCGAGAACGTGGTTATCAACCGCGGTACCAACAAGGATGGTGTTACCAAGATTGGTAATCACAACTTTCTGCTCGAAGGAACCCACATCAGCCACGATACCGTGGTGGGCGATAACTGCGTGTTTGGCTATGGTACTAAGATTGCTGGCGACTGCGAGATTGGTAACGGTGTTATCTTCTCGTCGGGTGCTATCCAGAATGCTAACACCCGCGCTGGCGACCTCTCGTTGATTCAGGCTGGTTGCACCTTCTCGCACGATGTGCCTCCTTACGTAATTGCCGGTGGTTCGCCCATGGAATATGGCGGTCCTAACACCACCGTGATGAACTACGCCGATATCGACCCAAAGGTTCAGAAGCATATTGCCAATGCCTACCGTTTGTTGTTCCATGGTAAGACGAGTGTGTTCGATGTGATTAATCAGATTAAGGAACAGGTGCCCGACGGTCCCGAAATCCGCAACATCATCACATTCCTCGAGAACTCCAAACGAGGTATCATGTGTAAATAA
- a CDS encoding TolC family protein translates to MKKLMICMSAALLLSSCGLYNKYERPEVDTKGLIRDTQSLTDTLAVQDTTTFGNMPWRSVFTDPQLQALIQQGLDNNPDLLNAALNVQMVNEALKVAKLAFLPSVAVSPQGSLTSFDGAAATKSYSLPISASWNVDLFGNLLSAKRSAQMQLIATKDYQTVVKTNVISTIANLYYTLLMIDRQMEIVTDMEQLTKETWEKMQFMHENRAGYRSTAVQSAEAAYYQVQSQRVDLERQMRETENSLSLLLGQPGQSIARGKFAEQSLPTELSAGVGIQMLANRADVHQYEMSLAQCFYDVETARSRFYPSISITGTAAFTNNSGSINPGKWLLSAVGSLTQPIFQHGQIVAGLKVAKMQYEQAYNKWQNAIYKAGNEVSNALVAYNSYSQKAELDGKRVEVLKKNVEDTKRLMESSSNTTYLEVITAQSNLLNAEIAEVSDQLSKMQAVVSLYQALGGGAN, encoded by the coding sequence ATGAAGAAACTCATGATATGTATGTCTGCAGCATTGCTGCTGTCAAGCTGCGGACTCTATAATAAATACGAGCGCCCCGAGGTGGATACCAAGGGATTGATTCGCGACACTCAGTCGCTTACCGATACCCTGGCTGTACAGGACACCACCACCTTTGGTAATATGCCTTGGCGTTCGGTGTTTACCGATCCACAGTTGCAGGCACTCATCCAGCAAGGTCTCGATAACAATCCCGACCTGCTGAATGCCGCCCTCAACGTGCAGATGGTTAACGAGGCACTCAAGGTGGCCAAGCTGGCCTTCCTGCCCTCAGTAGCAGTAAGTCCACAGGGTTCACTCACCTCGTTCGATGGTGCTGCAGCTACCAAGTCGTACTCGCTGCCCATCTCAGCCAGTTGGAATGTCGATTTGTTCGGCAATCTGCTCAGTGCTAAGCGCTCGGCTCAGATGCAGCTCATCGCTACAAAGGATTACCAGACGGTAGTAAAGACCAACGTCATCTCTACCATCGCCAACCTGTATTACACCCTGCTCATGATCGATCGCCAGATGGAGATTGTTACCGATATGGAGCAGCTCACCAAGGAGACCTGGGAGAAGATGCAGTTTATGCACGAGAACCGCGCAGGCTATCGCTCTACAGCCGTTCAGAGTGCCGAGGCTGCCTACTATCAGGTACAGAGTCAGCGTGTAGATCTGGAGCGTCAGATGCGTGAGACCGAGAACTCACTCTCATTGCTGTTGGGCCAGCCAGGACAGTCTATCGCCCGTGGCAAGTTTGCTGAGCAGAGTCTGCCCACCGAACTCTCAGCAGGCGTAGGCATCCAGATGCTGGCTAACCGTGCCGACGTGCACCAGTACGAGATGTCGCTTGCTCAGTGCTTCTACGATGTGGAGACGGCCCGTAGCCGTTTCTATCCCAGCATTAGCATCACTGGTACAGCTGCCTTTACCAACAATAGTGGTTCAATCAATCCAGGTAAATGGTTGCTCTCGGCTGTTGGTTCGCTCACTCAGCCCATCTTCCAGCACGGACAGATTGTGGCTGGCCTGAAGGTGGCCAAGATGCAGTACGAGCAGGCTTACAACAAGTGGCAGAACGCTATCTACAAGGCTGGTAACGAGGTGTCTAATGCCCTCGTAGCCTACAACTCTTACAGTCAGAAGGCCGAGCTGGATGGCAAGCGTGTAGAGGTGCTCAAGAAGAATGTCGAGGACACCAAACGTTTGATGGAGTCGTCGTCAAACACCACCTATCTCGAGGTGATTACCGCTCAGAGCAATCTGCTGAACGCTGAGATAGCAGAGGTTAGCGACCAACTCTCAAAGATGCAGGCTGTAGTAAGTCTCTACCAAGCTCTCGGTGGCGGAGCCAATTAA